A genomic stretch from Candidatus Nitrotoga arctica includes:
- the rsmH gene encoding 16S rRNA (cytosine(1402)-N(4))-methyltransferase RsmH — MSGCLSHTPILLHETVLLHEAIEALQIKPDGVYVDGTFGRGGHSQLILQKLDAMGRLIALDKDPAAVAAAQAITDSRFVMVHSGFAHLTKLLNKLAVEKIDGVLLDLGVSSPQLDDEQRGFSFRFDAPLDMRMDTSSGQTAAEWLATVNESLLGEVIRDYGEERFATQIARALVAARQEKTISTTRQLSEIVAQAVRTREPGKNPATRTFQAIRIYLNQELEEIARVLPQCVDCLRLGGRIVVISFHSLEDRMVKHFLRNMAQGDKLPRNLPIRAADIPKGRLRLIGKAIHATSQEVATNPRARSAVMRVAERMGAADD; from the coding sequence GTGAGTGGTTGCTTATCTCACACACCCATATTGCTGCATGAAACAGTTTTATTGCACGAAGCCATTGAGGCATTGCAGATTAAACCGGATGGTGTCTATGTGGACGGCACGTTCGGGCGAGGGGGGCACAGTCAGCTGATACTGCAAAAGCTGGACGCGATGGGTCGTTTAATTGCGTTGGATAAGGACCCTGCGGCAGTAGCTGCGGCGCAGGCGATTACTGATTCACGTTTTGTCATGGTGCACAGCGGATTCGCACACTTGACTAAATTGTTGAACAAACTGGCGGTTGAAAAAATAGATGGGGTGTTGCTCGATTTGGGGGTGTCTTCGCCGCAACTGGATGATGAGCAACGCGGCTTCAGCTTCCGTTTCGACGCGCCGCTGGACATGCGTATGGATACCAGCAGCGGACAAACCGCCGCAGAATGGCTGGCCACCGTAAATGAAAGTTTGCTTGGAGAGGTAATACGTGACTATGGCGAGGAACGGTTTGCTACACAGATTGCAAGAGCGCTTGTTGCTGCACGCCAAGAGAAAACTATCTCCACTACGCGTCAGCTCAGCGAGATTGTTGCTCAGGCCGTGCGTACACGTGAGCCCGGGAAAAATCCGGCGACACGTACCTTTCAAGCTATACGGATTTATCTCAACCAAGAACTCGAAGAAATTGCGCGGGTTCTCCCGCAATGTGTGGATTGCCTAAGACTAGGAGGACGTATCGTGGTCATCAGTTTCCATTCGCTGGAAGACCGGATGGTAAAACATTTTCTGCGCAACATGGCGCAGGGCGATAAGTTACCGCGTAATTTACCCATTCGCGCTGCAGATATACCAAAAGGAAGGCTGCGCCTAATCGGCAAAGCAATTCACGCCACATCGCAGGAAGTGGCAACTAACCCGCGAGCGCGCAGTGCGGTGATGCGCGTAGCAGAACGGATGGGCGCGGCAGATGACTAG
- the ftsL gene encoding cell division protein FtsL: MTRVHLLLLLMVIICALGVVTSQDKARKLFAELQKEKDRAQQMEVEWGQLQLEQSTWAMPARVEKIAVDKLQMQLPKSQQIQFIRAEELNKSLTQP, translated from the coding sequence ATGACTAGGGTGCATCTATTGCTCTTACTTATGGTGATCATTTGCGCGCTGGGTGTTGTGACCTCACAAGACAAGGCGCGCAAATTGTTTGCGGAATTACAAAAGGAAAAGGACCGCGCGCAGCAAATGGAAGTGGAATGGGGACAATTACAACTTGAGCAAAGTACCTGGGCGATGCCAGCGCGGGTGGAGAAAATCGCAGTCGACAAGTTGCAAATGCAGCTCCCGAAAAGCCAACAGATCCAATTTATTCGTGCTGAAGAGCTGAATAAATCTTTAACGCAACCATGA
- a CDS encoding ABC transporter ATP-binding protein, translating to MTTPIEFDINLLELSGVAKRFGGLSALSDISLHIRRGEIYGLIGPNGAGKTTLFNILTGLYQADSGRFTFNNMEYSGRCKPHVLAQAGIARTFQNIRLFANMTALENVMVGRHLRTSSGIWGALTRNARARVEEHEIVQHARTLLSYVGIDRPHQTLAKNLSYGEQRRLEIARALATDPKLLALDEPAAGMNATETENLKELLLSIRASGITVLLIEHDVKFILGLCDRVAVLDYGKKIAEGVPEKIRCDPAVITAYLGTEPIIPAQAGIQS from the coding sequence ATGACAACACCCATTGAATTCGACATCAATTTACTCGAACTGTCCGGTGTAGCCAAACGCTTCGGTGGCCTATCTGCGCTGAGCGATATTTCGCTGCACATTCGGCGTGGTGAAATTTATGGCTTGATCGGCCCAAATGGTGCGGGTAAAACGACACTCTTTAACATTTTGACTGGGCTGTATCAGGCGGATAGTGGGCGTTTCACGTTTAACAACATGGAGTATAGCGGCCGCTGCAAACCACATGTGTTAGCGCAGGCAGGAATTGCGCGCACCTTCCAAAACATTCGCTTGTTTGCGAATATGACTGCACTAGAAAACGTCATGGTCGGTCGTCACCTGCGCACCAGCAGCGGCATCTGGGGCGCATTGACTCGCAATGCTAGAGCACGCGTCGAAGAACATGAAATCGTGCAGCATGCACGTACTTTACTGAGCTATGTAGGCATAGACCGCCCGCACCAAACTTTGGCCAAAAATCTATCCTACGGCGAACAACGTAGGCTGGAGATTGCCCGTGCGCTGGCTACCGATCCAAAATTACTTGCGCTAGATGAACCAGCGGCAGGCATGAATGCCACTGAAACTGAAAACCTGAAGGAATTATTACTATCCATACGCGCCAGCGGCATTACAGTGCTGCTCATCGAACATGACGTAAAATTTATTCTCGGCCTGTGCGACCGCGTGGCAGTTCTCGATTACGGCAAAAAAATCGCCGAGGGCGTGCCGGAAAAAATTCGATGCGATCCGGCGGTGATCACGGCTTATTTGGGAACAGAACCCATTATTCCTGCCCAGGCAGGAATCCAATCATAA
- a CDS encoding tetratricopeptide repeat protein, with translation MNSVSFYVNAWFAQGVSCDNLKQYEEAIEAYRQALRLQPEYADAWYNLGITYGNLKKYSLAILAYEEAVRIEPEKASAWFNLGVAYYFQDKREKVREIYQTLRKLDLAMADEYSNAVFTEFKINPGSHYSPPPDI, from the coding sequence ATGAACTCAGTAAGCTTCTATGTCAACGCTTGGTTTGCCCAAGGCGTATCCTGTGACAATCTTAAACAATACGAGGAGGCAATTGAGGCATATCGGCAAGCACTGCGCCTTCAGCCAGAGTATGCCGATGCTTGGTATAACTTGGGTATTACTTATGGAAATCTTAAAAAATACAGTCTGGCGATTCTGGCGTATGAGGAAGCGGTGCGTATTGAGCCAGAGAAGGCTAGTGCCTGGTTTAACCTAGGCGTTGCTTATTATTTCCAAGACAAGCGGGAAAAGGTGCGGGAAATTTACCAGACCTTGCGCAAGCTTGATTTAGCTATGGCGGATGAGTATTCCAACGCTGTATTTACTGAATTCAAAATAAACCCTGGCTCACACTACAGTCCACCGCCCGACATTTGA
- a CDS encoding ABC transporter ATP-binding protein — translation MIAPESRSLLQVRDLKVAYGGIQALKGIDLDVAPGELVALIGSNGAGKTTTLKALAGLLHPSAGEIHYRGISLQRHAAHQLIQEGLVLVPEGRGVFARLTVEENLQMGAYCRNDKFSIAQDMQHIYKLFPRLAERHMQLAGTLSGGEQQMMALGRALMSRPKLLMLDEPSMGLAPMMVVKIFETIRNISAQGVSILLVEQNAKLALEVAQRGYVMESGLITLSDSAANLLGSAVVRRAYLGS, via the coding sequence ATGATTGCACCTGAATCAAGATCACTGTTGCAGGTACGCGATCTGAAAGTAGCCTACGGCGGCATTCAGGCACTAAAAGGCATTGATCTCGACGTAGCACCGGGCGAGCTGGTCGCACTCATCGGCAGCAACGGTGCCGGTAAAACCACAACGCTTAAGGCGTTAGCTGGCTTGCTACACCCCTCTGCAGGCGAAATACATTACCGCGGCATATCTTTACAACGCCACGCCGCACATCAACTTATACAAGAAGGATTAGTATTAGTGCCGGAAGGCCGTGGCGTATTCGCGCGACTGACGGTGGAAGAGAATTTGCAGATGGGTGCATATTGCCGCAACGACAAATTCTCCATTGCGCAGGATATGCAACACATCTACAAGTTGTTTCCGCGCTTGGCCGAGCGCCATATGCAACTGGCCGGCACGTTGTCCGGCGGCGAACAACAAATGATGGCACTGGGACGCGCGTTGATGAGCCGCCCCAAACTATTGATGCTGGATGAACCCAGCATGGGACTGGCACCGATGATGGTGGTCAAAATTTTTGAAACCATCCGCAACATTTCCGCACAGGGTGTTTCAATTCTGCTGGTTGAGCAGAACGCCAAGCTTGCCCTCGAAGTGGCGCAACGCGGTTATGTGATGGAAAGCGGCCTGATTACGTTATCCGACAGCGCCGCCAATCTTCTGGGGAGCGCTGTGGTGCGTCGCGCCTATCTGGGCAGTTAG
- the mraZ gene encoding division/cell wall cluster transcriptional repressor MraZ, giving the protein MFQGATQLSLDSKGRLAIPARHRDILLAHFAGQLVLTADADGCLLCYPQPEWQPIRDKLLKLSSLNPRIRALQRRLIGYAEDVEMDAAGRVLISPALRGYAMLDKRVMLIGQGNKLELWDEAKWTAQQEIALSFSHGELPPELEGFTL; this is encoded by the coding sequence ATGTTTCAGGGAGCGACACAACTCAGTCTGGATAGCAAAGGCAGGCTCGCGATACCAGCTCGGCATCGTGATATCTTGCTCGCGCATTTCGCTGGTCAGTTAGTGCTAACTGCTGATGCGGATGGTTGCTTACTGTGTTATCCGCAGCCTGAATGGCAACCGATACGCGACAAACTGCTTAAATTATCCTCTCTTAATCCCCGCATACGCGCGCTACAGCGCCGCCTGATTGGTTACGCCGAAGATGTCGAAATGGATGCAGCGGGACGTGTACTAATTTCTCCCGCCTTGCGTGGCTACGCCATGTTGGATAAGCGCGTAATGCTGATTGGCCAAGGCAATAAACTCGAATTGTGGGATGAGGCAAAATGGACAGCGCAGCAAGAAATAGCGTTGTCGTTTTCCCATGGCGAGCTTCCCCCGGAACTGGAGGGATTCACGTTGTGA